One genomic region from Eptesicus fuscus isolate TK198812 chromosome 18, DD_ASM_mEF_20220401, whole genome shotgun sequence encodes:
- the CXCR6 gene encoding C-X-C chemokine receptor type 6, which translates to MGDDDYFASYVFNMSNANKQEHDNFLAFQKLFLPCMYVAVFLCGLVGNSLVLVIYIFYQKLKSLTDMFLVNLPLADLVFVCTLPFWAYAGVHEWVFGKLMCQVLLGIYTFNFYTSMLILVCITVDRFMAVVRATKAYNQKAKRMSWGKAICGSIWVISLLLALPQIIYGDVRENDKRVCGHNEEISTVVLATQMTLGFFLPLLTMIVCYSVIIKTLLRARGFQNHKSLKIIFLVVAVFLLTQTPFTLVKLVGSTSWVYHTMTSYHYALAVTEAIAYLRACLNPVLYAFVGLKFRKNFWKLVKDLGCLPCVGASSQLKSSEDTSKTGSASQQVEGTSMFQL; encoded by the coding sequence ATGGGGGACGACGACTACTTTGCAAGCTACGTGTTCAACATGTCCAACGCCAACAAGCAAGAGCACGATAACTTCCTGGCGTTCCAGAAGCTCTTCCTGCCCTGCATGTACGTGGCCGTGTTCCTCTGTGGCCTGGTGGGGAACTCGCTGGTGCTGGTCATCTACATCTTCTACCAGAAGCTGAAGAGCCTGACCGACATGTTCCTGGTGAACCTGCCCCTGGCTGACCTGGTGTTTGTCTGCACCCTGCCCTTCTGGGCCTACGCTGGCGTGCACGAATGGGTCTTCGGCAAGCTGATGTGCCAAGTCCTGCTGGGCATCTATACTTTCAACTTCTACACGTCCATGCTCATCCTCGTCTGCATCACCGTGGACCGCTTCATGGCGGTGGTCCGGGCCACGAAGGCCTATAACCAGAAGGCGAAGCGGATGAGCTGGGGCAAGGCCATCTGCGGGTCCATCTGGGTGATCTCCCTGCTGTTGGCCTTGCCACAGATCATCTATGGCGATGTCCGTGAGAACGACAAGCGGGTCTGTGGTCACAACGAGGAGATTTCCACTGTGGTTCTCGCCACCCAGATGACTCTGGGGTTCTTCTTGCCACTGCTCACCATGATTGTCTGCTACTCGGTCATAATCAAGACCCTGCTTCGTGCCCGAGGCTTTCAGAACCACAAGTCTCTCAAGATCATCTTCCTGGTGGTGGCTGTGTTCCTGCTGACCCAGACGCCTTTCACCCTGGTGAAGCTCGTGGGCAGCACGAGCTGGGTGTACCACACCATGACCAGCTACCATTACGCCCTCGCTGTGACGGAGGCCATTGCCTACCTGCGGGCCTGCCTCAACCCTGTGCTCTATGCTTTTGTTGGCCTGAAGTTTCGGAAGAACTTCTGGAAACTTGTGAAAGACCTTGGCTGCCTCCCTTGCGTGGGAGCCTCGAGCCAGCTGAAGTCTTCGGAGGACACTTCCAAGACGGGCTCCGCCTCCCAGCAAGTGGAGGGCACCAGCATGTTCCAGCTGTAG